One genomic window of Streptomyces sp. NBC_01498 includes the following:
- a CDS encoding ATP-binding protein → MLSEQQSAEKRVPLAKALFNRHPDSVSSAREWVRQQLARTACTGNVVQVCELLVSEVATNCVLHGAGPTYSVAVFPDLSIEIWDVSNELPQPRAADEESLGGRGLALLAALAPGYTVCTDVELGGKTVRFTPKGW, encoded by the coding sequence ATGCTGTCAGAGCAGCAATCCGCAGAAAAACGAGTTCCATTGGCGAAAGCGCTGTTCAACCGCCATCCGGACTCGGTCTCTTCCGCCCGGGAATGGGTACGGCAGCAGCTCGCCAGAACCGCCTGCACGGGCAACGTTGTGCAGGTCTGCGAGTTGTTGGTGAGCGAAGTTGCCACCAACTGCGTGTTGCACGGCGCCGGTCCGACGTACAGCGTGGCTGTTTTTCCCGATCTGTCGATCGAGATCTGGGATGTGTCGAACGAGTTGCCGCAGCCCAGAGCCGCAGACGAAGAGTCCCTCGGTGGACGAGGGCTGGCGTTGCTCGCGGCCCTTGCGCCTGGTTACACCGTCTGCACCGACGTGGAGCTGGGCGGGAAGACCGTTCGCTTCACACCGAAGGGGTGGTGA
- a CDS encoding helix-turn-helix domain-containing protein → MGLNLAAAAARRRFGKALRQARDGTTATGKKVQQIEVARAMKLKSYDRYSRIERGETWPKDAEWRVICKVLRLDEMTKATLSAMRVEGMAIEDAWWEEFQGVVPDSLIKFVAHEDSASRMTALAGNVLPGLLQTPAYAQSLVLTLSSTVMTPHAADRSASMRSQRRMIFQKSPAPDVEAVFSEGALHQVVGGPAVMVEQLDALIEDAVSGRVRFRIIPFTAPATLTYMFTLMEFPGQGETPVAAFDQMTGMDFKDKQGDVRSIKAYVEALRNVAKDEVASIEILRARRKEMACE, encoded by the coding sequence GTGGGACTGAACCTGGCAGCGGCGGCTGCTCGCCGCCGCTTCGGCAAGGCACTTCGACAGGCGCGGGACGGCACGACTGCCACCGGCAAGAAGGTGCAGCAGATCGAGGTCGCCCGCGCGATGAAGCTCAAGTCGTACGACCGCTACTCGCGGATCGAACGAGGTGAAACGTGGCCCAAGGACGCCGAGTGGCGGGTCATCTGCAAAGTCCTGAGACTTGATGAGATGACCAAGGCGACCCTCAGCGCGATGCGCGTCGAGGGAATGGCTATCGAGGACGCCTGGTGGGAGGAGTTCCAAGGCGTCGTCCCGGATTCTCTGATCAAGTTCGTCGCCCATGAGGACAGCGCGTCCCGCATGACCGCGCTCGCCGGCAACGTCCTGCCCGGCCTGCTCCAGACACCCGCGTACGCGCAGTCTCTTGTGCTGACCCTCAGCAGTACCGTGATGACGCCGCACGCTGCGGACCGTTCGGCCTCGATGCGATCCCAGCGGCGCATGATCTTCCAGAAGTCCCCGGCGCCCGATGTCGAAGCGGTGTTCTCCGAGGGGGCGTTGCACCAGGTCGTCGGTGGCCCCGCGGTGATGGTCGAGCAGCTTGACGCCCTGATCGAGGATGCCGTTTCCGGCCGAGTGCGCTTCCGGATCATCCCCTTCACCGCACCTGCCACGCTGACGTACATGTTCACGCTCATGGAATTCCCGGGGCAGGGTGAGACCCCTGTGGCGGCTTTCGATCAGATGACCGGTATGGATTTTAAGGACAAGCAAGGGGACGTCCGGAGCATCAAGGCATACGTGGAAGCTCTGCGGAATGTGGCGAAGGACGAAGTGGCATCGATTGAGATATTGAGGGCCCGGCGAAAAGAGATGGCGTGTGAATGA
- a CDS encoding DUF397 domain-containing protein: MKSSLSGGTGQDCLEVARVPGLGWVLRHSVLTEHRIPLTEAEYDAYVGGVRAGESGLVPGV, from the coding sequence GTGAAGTCGTCCCTCTCCGGGGGGACGGGGCAGGACTGCTTGGAGGTGGCTCGCGTGCCGGGTCTGGGGTGGGTTCTGCGTCACTCGGTTCTGACCGAGCATCGCATTCCCCTGACGGAGGCCGAGTACGACGCCTACGTCGGGGGAGTGCGAGCAGGAGAATCGGGACTGGTTCCCGGCGTCTGA
- a CDS encoding helix-turn-helix domain-containing protein produces the protein MTFDPDQLGRSKSDLAKKLREMRRAAGLTGDRLAKRCNMSQSQISKFETGRRIPTLVDVERILRALDVPPELVAEVTSLARMANTEWQDKRSTWRRGLEKRQTELAALEAEATFLRYFLPAMVTGLLATPEYIRASLQHSPGDTSKTVARKLERQAVLHDASKSFTFLLTEQAVRWAIVPPAAMAIQIDRLASLSYLPNVRVGVIPFDSQVPRGPMNTFTVYDERLATVENFTGRMVFQDSRDIADYLAVFSSFERHALFGASARQRLSEWAGTYRG, from the coding sequence GTGACGTTCGATCCAGACCAACTAGGCCGGTCGAAGAGCGATCTGGCCAAGAAGTTGAGAGAAATGCGCAGGGCAGCCGGTCTCACCGGAGACCGGCTGGCCAAGCGTTGCAACATGTCCCAGTCTCAGATCAGTAAGTTTGAGACGGGGAGAAGGATACCCACACTCGTCGATGTGGAACGCATCCTCCGAGCGCTTGACGTTCCACCGGAACTGGTGGCTGAAGTCACATCTCTGGCCAGAATGGCCAACACCGAGTGGCAGGACAAACGGTCAACATGGCGCAGAGGCCTGGAGAAGCGGCAGACAGAACTGGCCGCTCTGGAGGCCGAGGCGACGTTCCTCCGGTATTTCCTCCCGGCCATGGTCACCGGCTTGTTGGCAACGCCGGAGTACATACGTGCCAGCTTGCAGCACTCTCCCGGCGACACCTCAAAAACGGTGGCTCGAAAATTGGAGAGACAAGCGGTTCTTCACGACGCATCGAAATCGTTCACCTTCCTGCTCACCGAGCAGGCGGTGAGATGGGCGATCGTGCCACCTGCGGCCATGGCCATACAGATCGACCGACTCGCCTCCCTCTCATACCTGCCGAACGTGCGCGTGGGTGTGATTCCGTTTGATTCCCAGGTACCCCGCGGCCCGATGAACACGTTTACCGTCTATGACGAACGACTGGCGACGGTGGAGAACTTCACCGGCCGCATGGTGTTTCAGGATTCCCGAGACATCGCCGACTATCTTGCCGTGTTCTCGTCTTTTGAACGTCATGCCCTGTTCGGCGCGTCAGCGCGGCAGAGGCTGTCCGAGTGGGCCGGGACCTATCGAGGTTGA
- a CDS encoding DUF6879 family protein, which translates to MRLDGDEWQRTFDSFTHDAWRFETQPTYTMPRETENVARFLRGESKPADHNARWHGRVRDYVSSGRRIGRVRTVRQPLTDYQRYQFAWGIPGNIAAGEDIRILDVTDHDHGLPLGTTDWWMFDDTGVVHLNFRPDGTQIDRETFDGDVTSYREWKRIALAASVPFAEYVKEHR; encoded by the coding sequence GTGCGCTTGGATGGTGACGAGTGGCAGAGGACCTTCGACTCCTTCACGCACGACGCGTGGCGGTTCGAGACCCAGCCGACCTACACCATGCCTCGGGAGACGGAGAACGTCGCCCGATTCCTCAGAGGCGAGAGCAAGCCGGCCGACCACAACGCGCGTTGGCACGGTCGTGTGCGCGACTACGTCTCGTCAGGGCGACGGATCGGCCGGGTCCGCACGGTCCGGCAACCCCTCACCGACTATCAGCGCTATCAGTTCGCCTGGGGCATTCCCGGAAACATCGCGGCCGGGGAAGACATCCGGATCCTCGATGTCACCGACCACGACCACGGATTGCCCCTCGGCACGACCGACTGGTGGATGTTCGACGACACGGGCGTCGTTCATCTGAACTTTCGGCCCGACGGAACGCAGATCGACCGGGAAACGTTCGACGGCGACGTCACCTCGTATCGGGAGTGGAAGCGCATCGCGCTTGCCGCGTCCGTTCCGTTCGCGGAGTACGTGAAAGAACATAGGTGA
- a CDS encoding DUF397 domain-containing protein — protein MGANPSFEFIGLSACRPRSGVQNCPEVAANVPGVVALRDSNAPESVVVMTTESWSLFTDAVKAGEYDITA, from the coding sequence ATGGGTGCGAACCCTTCATTCGAGTTCATCGGCCTGTCCGCATGCCGCCCTCGATCAGGTGTCCAGAACTGCCCGGAAGTCGCCGCCAACGTACCCGGCGTTGTTGCCCTCCGCGACAGCAATGCTCCCGAATCCGTCGTGGTGATGACGACGGAGTCGTGGTCGCTGTTCACCGACGCCGTGAAGGCCGGGGAGTACGACATCACGGCATGA